Proteins from a single region of Cydia pomonella isolate Wapato2018A chromosome 13, ilCydPomo1, whole genome shotgun sequence:
- the LOC133523995 gene encoding alpha-amylase 1-like, with product MMRLIVLLFGMGLAVAYKNPYYPSGRSTMVHLFEWKWDDIADECERFLGPRGFGGIQISPPNENLVIWAANRPWWERYQPMSYRLITRSGNEQQFENMVRRCNNAGVRIYVDAIINHMSGTWNDNVGTGGSTANFGQWHYPGVPYGGNDFNWPHCVIQGNDYGCCPERVRNCELSGLKDLNQGSEYVRQMIVGFMNRLIDMGVAGFRIDAAKHMWPGDLRVIYDRLHNLNTGHGFPSGARPYIYQEVIDLGGEAISRDEYTALAAVTEFKFGMELSLAFQGGNQLRWLVNWGPQWGLLAHEDALTFIDNHDNQRGHGAGGNILTYKNAKPYKAAIAFMLAHPYGEPQLMSSFDFTDTEAGPPMDQSGNIISPAINSDGTCGNGWICEHRWRQIFSMVDFRNVAGNTGLNDWWDNGSNQIAFCRGGQAFIAFNNDNWDLNESLQTCLPAGTYCDVISGSKNGNSCTGKSVTVGNDGRANIYIATHELDMMLAIHRGDNSRL from the exons ATGATGCGCCTCATCGTACTGTTGTTCGGCATGGGGCTGGCCGTGGCCTACAAGAACCCGTACTATCCCTCGGGCCGCAGCACCATGGTGCATCTTTTCGAGTGGAAGTGGGACGACATTGCAGATGAGTGCGAGAGATTTCTCGGGCCTAGGGGCTTCGGTGGTATTCAG aTTTCCCCGCCTAATGAGAACTTGGTGATCTGGGCTGCAAACCGGCCGTGGTGGGAGCGGTACCAACCCATGTCGTATCGCCTCATCACTCGCTCCGGTAACGAGCAGCAGTTCGAAAACATGGTCCGTCGATGCAACAATGCTGGCGTCAG GATTTACGTCGACGCCATCATCAACCACATGTCAGGCACATGGAACGATAACGTTGGAACTGGTGGGAGCACAGCCAACTTCGGACAATGGCACTATCCTGGAGTTCCTTATGGCGGCAATGATTTCAACTGGCCCCACTGTGTCATTCAAGGAAATGATTATGGCTGCTGTCCGGAGAGA GTCCGTAATTGCGAGCTATCAGGATTGAAAGATTTGAATCAGGGATCCGAGTATGTGCGTCAGATGATTGTCGGATTTATGAACAGGCTTATTGATATGGGTGTTGCCGGATTCAG AATTGACGCAGCAAAACACATGTGGCCTGGCGATCTCCGCGTCATCTACGACAGGCTACACAACCTGAACACCGGTCACGGTTTTCCATCCGGCGCTCGCCCTTACATCTATCAAGAAGTCATCGATTTAGGAGGCGAGGCCATCTCGAGAGACGAATACACTGCTCTAGCTGCCGTCACAGAGTTCAAATTCGGAATGGAGCTGAGTCTCGCCTTCCAAGGCGGTAACCAACTTAGATGGCTGGTTAACTGGGGACCACAGTGGGGTTTACTAGCTCATGAAGATGCTTTGACCTTTATTGATAACCATGATAACCAGAGAGGGCATGGCGCTGGCGGTAATATCCTGACTTACAAGAACGCTAAACCGTACAAAGCCGCGATTGCATTCATGTTGGCGCATCCGTACGGCGAGCCGCAGCTGATGAGCAGTTTCGATTTCACTGATACTGAGGCTGGACCGCCGATGGACCAGTCTGGGAATATTATTTCTCCAGCTATCAATTCT GACGGCACTTGTGGAAACGGTTGGATCTGCGAGCACCGCTGGCGCCAAATCTTCTCGATGGTTGACTTCAGAAACGTTGCTGGTAACACTGGCCTCAACGATTGGTGGGACAACGGTAGCAACCAGATTGCCTTCTGCCGTGGTGGACAGGCTTTCATCGCATTCAACAATGATAATTGGGATTTGAACGAGAGTCTACAG ACATGCTTACCAGCGGGCACCTATTGTGATGTGATCAGCGGCTCAAAGAACGGCAACAGCTGCACGGGCAAATCCGTGACGGTTGGCAATGATGGGCGCGCTAACATCTACATCGCGACGCATGAGTTGGATATGATGCTGGCCATTCACAGAGGAGATAAT TCGAGGCTGTAA